Within the Desulfovibrio sp. genome, the region AGACTCTCATTCTTACGCTGCATATCATTGTATGCGTGTTGCTTATTATCCTTGTACTTTTGCAATCGGGCAAGGAAGGCATGGGCGTCATCTTTGGCGGGGGCAACACTTCTGTTTTCGGCAGTGGTGGCGCTGGCGGCATTCTTGCCAAACTTACCACGCTTATGGCAGTGATTTTTGTTATCACTTCTTTGAGTTACACGTATGTCACCAGTTCGCGGCCCAGCAGCGAATCTACCATTCTTAATGTAAAGATTGAAGAACCTGCGGTGCCCAAGACCAACGCCGTGCCGCCCGTTCAGTCCGCACCAGCGGCTCCGACCGGGCAATCCGCTCCTGCCGGCAAGCAGGATGCCGCGCCTGCGGGGCAGTAGCACTTTGATTTCATGATTGAAAAAGCCGCGGCATGCCGCGGCTTTTTTTTCAACCAGAACAAAGATTTTGGCCGGACAAATATCTTCGGAAGATATATTATCGAGGTTACAGCGCGGTGTTATGGTGTATGGGCGCGCAGACACCGCGCTTGCGCCTTTAGGGCAGCGCCTCTCACGCAATCACTGAGCGTTTCAAGCGGCAATTGTCAGCCACTGATGGCGCTTTGATGATGAAGCGTTGATGATGCAACGTTGCGGATGGCGGCAACGTCACGAATAAAAACGCTCTAACCTCTCCTTGTGGGGTTGACCATGTCCGACTCCGATTCTTTTGGCGAAAATCCCTTCAGATCCCTCAATATGGGCAAGCTTCCTGAAAAGAAAGCAGGAAAGCCTGCGGAATCTCGTGCTGCTGCCAAAACCAGAAAATATATAAAGACCCACTCCACAGGAAACGCTACCGGCGTTGAAGATTCTGGTGTTGACGAGGAAGAGCGCGATCTTTTTTTACGCTCCATAGGGCAAATGCAGTCATCAAAAGCACCCCGTGGGGCAAATGGAGCGCGCAAACACTCCGGCCCGGGAACCTTCCTGTTGGAAGAACACGCCAGTTTGCCAGATTGCAGCGACCCAAAAAAGAAGCACAACAAAGGCAACGCAGGTATGCCAGCCCCACAATCTGAACGCGGAGCAGGCGGAGGGTCAAGAAGGGACGACGCCACGCCAACCCATAGGGAAAACCAGCCTGATGCGGCGCAGGGCGGCCTCCGCATGGGCGCGAAAAAGCGTTCCGGCTTCGGTGCGGCACAAATCTCTTCCCGCGTGGAAAGCCATGCCGGAGACATGGCTGACGCAGATGCGGACGATGCCGTGTTTCTTCAGGCCATGGGCGAGGTTGCTCCTCTTCAGGGTCGCGGGCGTGACGTGGTGCCAGTGCCTGATGCTGTTACTCCGCCGCCTAACGGGGAGATCAGCCTTCAGGATTTCATGGATGGCAAGCTGGAATTTGCCCTGTCATTTTCCGACGAGTACCTTGAAGGGCATGTGGTGGGTCTTGATCAAATGACCATAAACAAGCTGCGGGCAGGTTCTTTCAGTCCCGAAGCGCATCTGGATCTGCACGGACTCAACGCTTTGCAGGCATTTGAGGCCTTGCGCGGTTTTTTACGCGGCGGTTGGTATAAAGGATTGCGCACCGTGCTTGTGGTGCCGGGCCGGGGGCGCAACTCCCCTGACGGCATAGGCATCTTGCGCGAGAAGCTGCAAAACTGGCTGACCCAGGACCCCTTCAAAAGGGTCGTGCTGGCCTTCTGCACTGCGCAGCCCCACGACGGGGGCCCTGGCAGTGTTTATGTATTACTGCGCAAGTACAAGAAAAAAGGGCGCGTTTATTGGGAACGCACGCCGGCAGATGACGATCTTTATTGATCGGGGCCGCCAGAAAGCAAGAACATCAGGCAGGATGCGGATTTCTTTTGCCTGACGCGGACAGCCTGTCCAGCAGCCTGTCATAGTAAGGATCATCCTGCTCAAGCTGCAAATGGCGCTGACAGCGCATTTTTGCACGCGCAATCATAAAGCGCAGCTTTTGCATCTGGCGCACGCGCTCCTGTTCGTCCTCACAGTTTTCCAGCATGTCCACAAGGCGGCTCAGTTCCTTGCGTTCAGCCAATTCCGGAGGCAGACAGCCCGCATTGCTCAAAATTTTGTAGGCCATGCGCAGTTCCTCGGGCACATGGCTTGTGTCCTCCAGTTCCAGCGGTTTGCCTTGCCCTGGCAAATTGTCAAAGAGTCCCTGTGCCTGGGCTTCTTCAATGCGTCTTTCAGCAATGAACTGGATGACAGACCAGGGATTAGCCCCTGCCATGGTCTTCTCCTTCCGGTGCTGTCTGCTGGCCGTCTTGCGGCTGGGTGTCAGATGCAGCAGCAGATGCGGCTGTCCCCCAGAGGCTTTTCCATTCCATCAGTGTTTTCAGCGCGTCAAGGGGACTCAGCTCTTCAGGCTGCATATGCCGCAGCAGTTCAACCACCGGATGCTCCGCTCTCGGGGGAGCCGCCTGAAGGATGGGCAGGTCCTCCGTCGGCTTGGGTTCGGGCAAATCCAGCCCGGGCAGGCATACGGCCGTGACTACCGCCTTGCGCGCAACATCGCGTCCACGTTCAAGATTGGCCAGTATGGCCCGCGCACGTTGCACAACAGGGCCGGGCACGCCAGCGAGCCTGGCCACCTCAACGCCGTAGCTTCTGTCCGCAGGGCCAGGCACAAGCTTGTGCAGAAAAAGAATATCGCCGCCATATTCGCTGATGGCTATATTCATTGTAAAAACGCCATCCACGCGGCCTTCGAGCGCCGTAAGTTCATGATAGTGCGTGGCAAAGAGCGTACGCAGTTCGCCCTGAGCGCGCCTGGACAGGTCTTCGACCATGGCCCAGGCCAGGGCCACGCCGTCATAGGTGCTGGTGCCGCGCCCGATTTCATCCAGAATGATAAGACTGCGACGTGTCGCCTGACGCAAGATACGCGCGGTTTCCATCATTTCGACCATAAAGGTGCTTTGCCCCTGGGCCAGATTGTCAGAAGCCCCCACGCGCGAGAACAATCTGTCCACCAGGCCAAGCCGCGCGGACGTGGCCGGAACCATTGCGCCCATCTGCGCTAGCAGGCAGATGATGCCCACCTGGCGCAGAACGGTTGATTTGCCCGCCATATTGGGGCCGGTAAGCAGGCACAGACGGCGTTTGTCATCCAGGCGAAAATCATTGGGCACAAAATTGGCGCGGCCAAGCATGGCCTCCACCACGGGGTGACGGCCCTCACGAATGGTCAGATTGGCGTCCGCAGTCAGTTCGGGGCGGCACCAGCTGTTGATGCGTCCGACCTGGGCAAGGCTTTGCCAATAGTCCAGATGGCCGATCAGTTGAGCCATGTGGCTGATGCGTTCCCGCTGCTGCGCCATGTGCTGACGCAAATCCTGAAAAAGGCTGTACTCCAGAGCCTTGCGTTTGTCTGATGCTGAAAGCAGCTCTTCTTCAAGGCTCTTGAGCGCTTCAGTGGTAAAACGCTCGGCATTGGCAAGGCTCTGGCGGCGAATGAAGTGGTAGGGTATGGCATCGGTATGCGCGGCGCGCGACACCTCAAAGTAGTAACCGAATACGCGGTTATATCCCAGTTTGAGTTTGGCGATGCCTGTTGTGGTCTGCTCCTCGGTGAGCATGGCCTGCAATTTTTGTTCGCCGTGTTCGGCGAGATCAAGCAGTCTGTCCAGTTCAGCGTTGTAGCCGCTTTTAAAAAGGCCGCCGTCCGTAATGACCGGCGGGGGGCTGTCCACAAGTGCGCTCAACAAAAGCGCCGTGCAGTCCTCCATGGCGTCCCAGGTCTTGATGATGTCGGTCACAGCCCCAGGAGGCGTTGCCGCAAGGTCGGCAGTCTGTGCTGCCGCGTCCTGATCGGGCCGCTGGAGAATTGACGGCGCGGGATTGCCCGTCAGCACGGCATACACCTGCGGCAAAGCCGCGAGGCTGTTGCGCAGGGCAATAAAGTCGCGGGGGCTGCCCTGATTCAGGCTGATGCGCGTGGACAGACGCTCCATGTCATACACGTTGTTGAGCGCATCACGCAAAGCGGAGCGGCGGCCGTCGTCTGCATAAAGCCAGGCCACAGCGTCCTGGATGCGCGTTATGGG harbors:
- a CDS encoding Smr/MutS family protein — translated: MSDSDSFGENPFRSLNMGKLPEKKAGKPAESRAAAKTRKYIKTHSTGNATGVEDSGVDEEERDLFLRSIGQMQSSKAPRGANGARKHSGPGTFLLEEHASLPDCSDPKKKHNKGNAGMPAPQSERGAGGGSRRDDATPTHRENQPDAAQGGLRMGAKKRSGFGAAQISSRVESHAGDMADADADDAVFLQAMGEVAPLQGRGRDVVPVPDAVTPPPNGEISLQDFMDGKLEFALSFSDEYLEGHVVGLDQMTINKLRAGSFSPEAHLDLHGLNALQAFEALRGFLRGGWYKGLRTVLVVPGRGRNSPDGIGILREKLQNWLTQDPFKRVVLAFCTAQPHDGGPGSVYVLLRKYKKKGRVYWERTPADDDLY
- the secG gene encoding preprotein translocase subunit SecG; this encodes MQTLILTLHIIVCVLLIILVLLQSGKEGMGVIFGGGNTSVFGSGGAGGILAKLTTLMAVIFVITSLSYTYVTSSRPSSESTILNVKIEEPAVPKTNAVPPVQSAPAAPTGQSAPAGKQDAAPAGQ
- the mutS gene encoding DNA mismatch repair protein MutS, translating into MSEPTIKMTPMFEHYMSIKADYPDALLFYRMGDFYELFFSDAEVAARELQITLTSRSKDTQNPVPMCGVPWHAVDAYVAQLVDKGYHIAICDQIEDPKTAKGLVKRAVTCVKTPGTVVDDANLNTKSHNYLGALCPGTDGEGGGFAWVDVSTGQWSGVDFKRQAELWQWVQKMAPRELLVPEGAQPPPRTLLEGVRLVRQPVSIFELKRATDRVLSAQGVREAGALGLAGHNEIMRACGALLAYLAQTQMRSPKHLKPFQRLDLSRRLVVDEVTERNLEIFTRLNGRKGKGTLRHVIDDTMTPMGGRLLEDMLRHPWREVSPITRIQDAVAWLYADDGRRSALRDALNNVYDMERLSTRISLNQGSPRDFIALRNSLAALPQVYAVLTGNPAPSILQRPDQDAAAQTADLAATPPGAVTDIIKTWDAMEDCTALLLSALVDSPPPVITDGGLFKSGYNAELDRLLDLAEHGEQKLQAMLTEEQTTTGIAKLKLGYNRVFGYYFEVSRAAHTDAIPYHFIRRQSLANAERFTTEALKSLEEELLSASDKRKALEYSLFQDLRQHMAQQRERISHMAQLIGHLDYWQSLAQVGRINSWCRPELTADANLTIREGRHPVVEAMLGRANFVPNDFRLDDKRRLCLLTGPNMAGKSTVLRQVGIICLLAQMGAMVPATSARLGLVDRLFSRVGASDNLAQGQSTFMVEMMETARILRQATRRSLIILDEIGRGTSTYDGVALAWAMVEDLSRRAQGELRTLFATHYHELTALEGRVDGVFTMNIAISEYGGDILFLHKLVPGPADRSYGVEVARLAGVPGPVVQRARAILANLERGRDVARKAVVTAVCLPGLDLPEPKPTEDLPILQAAPPRAEHPVVELLRHMQPEELSPLDALKTLMEWKSLWGTAASAAASDTQPQDGQQTAPEGEDHGRG
- a CDS encoding DnaJ family domain-containing protein yields the protein MAGANPWSVIQFIAERRIEEAQAQGLFDNLPGQGKPLELEDTSHVPEELRMAYKILSNAGCLPPELAERKELSRLVDMLENCEDEQERVRQMQKLRFMIARAKMRCQRHLQLEQDDPYYDRLLDRLSASGKRNPHPA